A window of the Actinobacillus genomosp. 1 genome harbors these coding sequences:
- a CDS encoding trimeric intracellular cation channel family protein — translation MTNLFDSLLPPLPWSFLFIQDLIGTIVFAVSGAMAARQHKMDIFGMFILAFVTGVGGGTLRDVMIGSTPVFWMKQPIYVLMITLAVIITAVFKNNISKKEWQTGLLIFDAIGLGVFTVIGVQKGLDFGLHPFIAIALGGITGCFGGVIRDILRNEVPIVLQKEVYVTASLVGGVIFVLFYSAGVESRWVDIATVATVIVIRLLAIRFNLNLPRI, via the coding sequence ATGACTAATTTATTCGACAGCTTATTACCACCGTTGCCTTGGTCATTCTTATTTATTCAAGATTTAATCGGTACGATCGTATTTGCCGTGTCGGGTGCAATGGCGGCTCGTCAGCATAAAATGGATATATTCGGTATGTTCATTTTAGCGTTTGTGACCGGTGTAGGCGGCGGTACGCTGCGTGATGTGATGATCGGCAGTACGCCGGTTTTTTGGATGAAACAGCCGATCTATGTATTGATGATTACTCTTGCAGTAATTATTACAGCGGTATTTAAGAATAATATCAGCAAAAAAGAATGGCAAACTGGCTTGCTGATTTTTGATGCGATTGGTTTAGGCGTGTTTACTGTAATTGGTGTACAAAAAGGTTTGGATTTCGGGTTACACCCTTTCATTGCGATTGCGTTAGGCGGTATAACCGGCTGCTTTGGCGGTGTGATTCGAGATATTTTACGTAACGAAGTGCCGATCGTGTTACAAAAAGAAGTGTATGTTACGGCAAGCTTAGTTGGTGGTGTGATTTTTGTATTGTTCTATTCCGCCGGCGTAGAAAGCCGCTGGGTGGATATTGCGACGGTCGCTACCGTGATTGTGATACGCTTATTAGCGATTCGATTTAATCTAAATTTACCGAGAATTTAA
- the rsxD gene encoding electron transport complex subunit RsxD, whose product MFKMVSSPHTHSSSLTAKFMLWVIAAMLPALGVQVYFFGYGVFIQVAIAILLAVVIEITLAKLRRKPTAFYVADLSGILTALILAMSIPPYAPYWIIIIGVIVALLLAKHSYGGLGQNLFNPAMVAYALLLVSFPVQMTGWLVPIDLLSEPPTFGDAISLVFSGVTSDGFSVHQLLGSVDGIAQATPLDSAKTSMQKLGVDGVMHSPIFSGMFANGWLQINLAFLAGGLLLIYKRIIHWQIPAAMLVMFALLSGLTDLLLPHTHLNVVSQLFSGAMMFGAFFIATDPVTASITPRGKLIFGGLIGVFVYLIRYYGNYPDAVAFSVLLANICVPLIDHYTQPRLYGTGR is encoded by the coding sequence ATGTTTAAAATGGTCAGCTCTCCCCATACGCATTCGTCGAGTTTAACGGCGAAATTTATGTTATGGGTTATAGCGGCAATGTTACCGGCACTTGGCGTGCAGGTATATTTCTTTGGTTACGGTGTCTTTATTCAAGTTGCCATTGCAATATTGCTTGCGGTGGTAATTGAAATTACTCTTGCAAAATTACGCCGAAAACCGACCGCTTTTTATGTGGCGGATTTAAGCGGTATATTGACAGCGTTAATTTTAGCGATGTCGATTCCGCCTTATGCACCTTATTGGATCATTATTATTGGTGTGATTGTCGCTTTATTGTTAGCAAAACATAGTTATGGCGGTTTAGGTCAGAATTTATTTAATCCGGCAATGGTTGCTTATGCGTTGTTATTGGTTTCTTTTCCGGTACAAATGACCGGCTGGCTGGTGCCGATCGATTTATTAAGTGAACCGCCGACATTCGGTGATGCAATTTCATTGGTATTTTCCGGTGTTACCAGTGACGGCTTTAGTGTGCACCAATTACTGGGAAGTGTGGACGGTATCGCACAGGCAACACCGCTTGATAGTGCCAAAACCAGTATGCAGAAATTAGGCGTTGATGGGGTAATGCATTCGCCGATTTTTAGCGGTATGTTCGCAAATGGTTGGTTGCAAATTAATTTAGCCTTTCTTGCCGGCGGTTTATTGCTAATTTATAAACGCATTATTCATTGGCAAATTCCGGCGGCGATGTTAGTTATGTTTGCTTTATTAAGCGGACTAACCGATTTATTGTTACCGCATACTCACTTAAATGTCGTCAGTCAGCTTTTCAGCGGCGCAATGATGTTCGGTGCTTTCTTTATTGCAACAGACCCTGTTACCGCTTCTATTACGCCTCGCGGCAAATTGATTTTCGGCGGTTTAATCGGTGTATTCGTGTATTTAATTCGTTACTACGGTAATTATCCGGATGCGGTGGCGTTTTCGGTGTTACTGGCAAATATTTGCGTACCGTTAATTGACCATTACACTCAACCAAGATTATATGGAACCGGAAGATAA
- the rsxG gene encoding electron transport complex subunit RsxG encodes MNTSKITVKYALLLGVIALICTAVSTGVYLLTKGRIDEVTAAQQRQFLQEVVPAEHFDNDLLGSCKIVNLPNAPYLNRIYIAKKSQNLTAYAIQATAPDGYSGNIVLLMGIQPDGKVLGVRTLEHKETPGLGDKIETRISDWILSFSGKQFSLENESQWAVKKDGGQFDQFTGATITPRAVVNNVRQSAKWIVTELAKSPEQLETFASCK; translated from the coding sequence ATGAATACCTCAAAAATTACCGTTAAGTATGCGTTGTTATTAGGCGTTATCGCTCTGATTTGTACGGCGGTTTCTACCGGCGTTTATTTGCTGACCAAAGGGCGTATTGATGAAGTAACCGCTGCTCAGCAGCGTCAATTCTTGCAGGAAGTCGTACCAGCGGAGCATTTTGATAATGATTTGCTCGGTTCCTGTAAAATTGTAAATCTCCCGAACGCACCTTATTTAAACCGTATTTATATTGCAAAAAAATCGCAAAATTTAACCGCTTATGCGATTCAAGCTACCGCTCCGGACGGCTATTCTGGCAACATCGTTTTACTTATGGGGATTCAGCCGGACGGTAAAGTACTTGGTGTACGAACGTTGGAACATAAAGAAACGCCGGGATTGGGCGATAAAATTGAAACTCGCATTTCGGATTGGATTTTGTCCTTTAGCGGGAAACAATTCAGCCTAGAAAATGAATCGCAGTGGGCGGTAAAAAAAGACGGCGGTCAGTTTGATCAATTTACCGGTGCGACTATTACTCCCCGTGCGGTGGTGAATAATGTGCGCCAAAGTGCGAAATGGATAGTTACCGAATTAGCGAAATCGCCGGAACAATTAGAAACTTTCGCAAGTTGTAAATAA
- a CDS encoding electron transport complex subunit E translates to MNTENRIPVTEIDTTEQANPSVWRNLLAEGVWKNNGALVQLLGLCPLLAVSNNVTNALGLGLATLLVLVCTNTMVSLFRKFTPNDIRIPIYVMVIATVVTAVQLLMNAFAYPVYQSLGIFIPLIVTNCIVIGRAEAFASKNSVAHSAFDGFAMGLGMTFSLVMLGAIRELIGNGTLFDGLDLLLGDWAKSLRIDVLHLDSGLLLAILPPGAFIGLGVILAVKNLIDKK, encoded by the coding sequence ATGAATACTGAAAATAGAATTCCCGTCACGGAGATTGATACGACAGAGCAGGCTAATCCGTCCGTTTGGCGTAATTTACTTGCCGAAGGTGTGTGGAAGAATAACGGTGCTTTGGTGCAATTATTAGGGCTTTGTCCGTTATTAGCCGTATCAAATAATGTTACGAATGCACTCGGACTAGGGTTAGCGACCTTATTAGTGCTGGTTTGTACCAATACAATGGTATCGTTATTCCGTAAATTTACCCCAAATGATATTCGTATCCCGATTTATGTGATGGTCATTGCGACAGTCGTGACGGCGGTACAGCTCCTAATGAATGCTTTTGCCTATCCGGTTTATCAGTCGCTGGGGATTTTTATTCCGCTTATCGTGACCAACTGTATTGTAATCGGGCGAGCGGAAGCTTTTGCTTCAAAAAATTCGGTAGCTCATTCCGCCTTTGACGGCTTTGCCATGGGCTTGGGAATGACTTTCAGTCTTGTGATGCTAGGAGCGATTCGAGAACTGATTGGAAACGGTACTTTATTTGACGGCTTGGATTTATTACTGGGCGATTGGGCGAAATCTTTACGAATTGATGTGTTACACTTAGACTCGGGTTTATTACTGGCAATTTTACCTCCCGGTGCATTTATTGGGCTTGGGGTCATTTTGGCGGTAAAGAATTTGATTGATAAGAAATAG
- the lpxM gene encoding lauroyl-Kdo(2)-lipid IV(A) myristoyltransferase (LpxM is lauroyl-Kdo(2)-lipid IV(A) myristoyltransferase, an enzyme characterized in Escherichia coli and involved in biosynthesis of the form of lipid A found in that species and some closely related species.) — protein sequence MAERITAREGYEHKFLKEFLYPKYWGVWLGVLALVVLAYVPARLRDKLAVFVGRVVKNYLKKKGKKQYHRADTNLRYCFPNWSEQQREQVIERMFITVAQTMLGIGEIAIRSVKHLQRRSEFLGLEHLQQAKQNGKNIILLVPHTWAIDASGIILHTHGMPMVSMYNPHRNALVDWLWNVTRERFGGKMHTRQNGIKPFLNDVRKGNMGYFLPDEDFGEELSVYADFFATEKATLPGLNKMARVANAEVIPMFPIYNAEKSLYQMEILPALEFSGDPVQSAREMNKVIEYFVTKNPEQYVWILRLLKTRRNGEDIYKR from the coding sequence ATGGCAGAACGAATTACAGCCCGAGAAGGGTATGAACATAAATTTTTAAAGGAATTTTTGTATCCGAAATATTGGGGCGTATGGCTTGGTGTTTTGGCGCTGGTCGTTCTGGCTTATGTGCCGGCTCGTTTACGTGATAAATTAGCCGTTTTTGTCGGAAGAGTAGTCAAAAATTACTTAAAGAAAAAAGGCAAAAAGCAATATCATCGTGCGGATACAAACTTACGTTATTGCTTTCCGAATTGGTCCGAACAGCAGCGTGAACAAGTGATTGAGCGAATGTTTATTACCGTAGCACAAACTATGCTGGGGATTGGTGAAATCGCAATTCGTTCGGTAAAACATTTACAACGGCGTAGTGAATTTTTAGGCTTGGAACATCTGCAACAAGCTAAACAAAACGGTAAGAATATTATTTTGCTTGTGCCGCATACGTGGGCGATTGATGCTTCAGGTATTATTCTGCATACGCACGGAATGCCAATGGTTTCAATGTACAACCCTCACCGAAACGCATTGGTTGATTGGCTTTGGAATGTAACGCGCGAACGTTTCGGCGGAAAAATGCATACACGCCAAAACGGTATTAAACCGTTTCTAAACGATGTGCGTAAAGGCAATATGGGCTATTTTTTACCTGATGAGGATTTCGGCGAAGAATTAAGCGTTTACGCCGATTTCTTTGCGACGGAAAAAGCCACCCTACCGGGGCTGAATAAAATGGCTCGTGTCGCTAATGCGGAAGTGATTCCGATGTTTCCGATTTACAATGCGGAAAAGAGCCTATATCAAATGGAAATTTTGCCGGCGTTGGAATTTTCCGGTGACCCGGTGCAATCCGCCCGAGAAATGAATAAAGTGATTGAGTATTTTGTGACGAAAAATCCGGAGCAATACGTATGGATTTTACGTTTACTCAAAACCCGCCGAAACGGCGAGGATATTTATAAACGCTAG
- a CDS encoding amidohydrolase family protein, whose amino-acid sequence MSQLIRTLKSHIRDEIIKKGGWVNSHAHADRAFTMTPEKIAIYQNANLQQKWDLVDEVKRNSTVDDYYRRFSQAIELMISQGVTAFGTFVDIDGVCEDRAIIAAHKAREVYKSDIALKFANQTLKGVIEPTAKKWFDIGSEMVDMIGGLPYRDELDYGKGLEAMDILMDKAKSLGKMLHVHVDQFNTPKEKETEQLCDKAIEHGMQGRVVAIHGISIGAHPKEYRKMLYQKMRDSQMMVIACPMAWIDSGRKEDLQPFHNALTPADELIPEGITVAIGTDNICDYMVPLCEGDMWQELSLLSAGCRFTNLEEMANIASINGRKVLGLL is encoded by the coding sequence ATGAGCCAATTAATTCGTACGCTTAAAAGCCATATTCGTGACGAAATTATTAAAAAAGGCGGTTGGGTAAATTCTCATGCCCATGCTGACCGCGCATTTACTATGACGCCGGAAAAAATTGCGATTTATCAAAATGCCAACCTTCAGCAAAAATGGGACTTAGTGGATGAAGTGAAACGTAACTCGACGGTTGATGACTATTACCGTCGTTTTTCTCAAGCTATCGAATTAATGATTTCACAAGGGGTAACCGCATTCGGTACTTTTGTGGATATCGACGGCGTATGTGAAGACCGTGCGATTATCGCCGCACATAAAGCACGCGAAGTATATAAAAGTGATATCGCTTTAAAATTTGCCAACCAAACTTTAAAAGGGGTTATCGAGCCTACCGCTAAAAAATGGTTTGATATCGGTTCCGAAATGGTGGATATGATCGGCGGTTTACCTTATCGCGACGAATTGGATTACGGCAAAGGCTTGGAAGCGATGGACATCTTAATGGATAAAGCCAAATCGCTCGGTAAAATGTTGCACGTGCATGTGGACCAATTTAACACGCCGAAAGAAAAAGAAACCGAACAATTATGCGATAAGGCGATTGAACATGGTATGCAAGGTCGAGTGGTCGCGATTCACGGTATTTCTATCGGTGCGCATCCGAAAGAATACCGCAAAATGCTCTACCAAAAAATGCGCGATTCGCAAATGATGGTTATCGCTTGCCCGATGGCGTGGATTGATAGCGGCCGTAAAGAAGACTTACAACCGTTCCACAACGCACTTACACCGGCGGACGAGTTAATTCCGGAAGGCATTACCGTAGCAATCGGTACCGATAATATCTGCGACTATATGGTGCCGTTATGTGAAGGCGATATGTGGCAAGAACTGAGCTTACTTTCAGCCGGTTGCCGTTTTACCAACTTAGAGGAAATGGCGAATATCGCTTCAATTAACGGCAGAAAAGTATTAGGTTTACTCTAA
- the thiB gene encoding thiamine ABC transporter substrate binding subunit — translation MKLAKIAALSAFVTGVAYAQQPTLVVYTYDSFSSDWGPAPKLEPLFEAQCQCDVKFMPFEDGITMLNRIRLEGKKTKADVMLGIDNFTMAEAEKTGLFATHDLNLAPLNWENKTFYPYDYSEYAFVYDKEKLANPPKSLKELVERQDLKVIYQDPRTSTVGRGLLFWLNTVYGEQAEQAWQTLAKHTVTVGKGWSETYSAFLKGESDLVLSYSTSPLYHQWHDKTDKYVAAQFDEGHLVQTEVAAILNSSKQKVLAKQFLAFLHQPEAQKVISYHNVMKPVVGSVPDSAFDKLPDYKPLAFKMPDATQVKSWLATWTKSWQ, via the coding sequence ATGAAACTCGCCAAAATAGCCGCATTATCGGCTTTCGTTACCGGTGTCGCTTATGCGCAACAACCTACTTTAGTCGTTTATACTTACGATTCGTTTTCATCGGATTGGGGACCTGCTCCTAAATTAGAACCCTTATTTGAAGCGCAATGCCAATGTGACGTGAAATTTATGCCGTTTGAAGACGGTATTACTATGCTAAACCGTATTCGTTTGGAAGGAAAAAAAACAAAAGCGGACGTAATGTTGGGCATTGATAATTTCACGATGGCGGAAGCGGAAAAAACCGGTTTGTTTGCAACGCACGATTTAAACCTAGCTCCATTAAATTGGGAGAATAAAACCTTTTATCCGTATGATTATAGCGAGTATGCGTTTGTTTACGATAAAGAAAAATTAGCGAATCCGCCGAAATCGTTAAAAGAATTGGTGGAACGTCAAGATTTGAAAGTGATTTACCAAGATCCTCGTACCAGTACGGTCGGACGCGGTTTATTATTTTGGTTAAATACAGTATATGGCGAGCAAGCCGAACAAGCATGGCAAACCTTAGCCAAACATACGGTAACGGTCGGAAAAGGCTGGTCGGAAACTTATAGTGCCTTTTTAAAAGGGGAGTCGGATTTAGTGTTAAGCTATTCCACTTCTCCGCTTTATCATCAATGGCATGATAAAACCGATAAATACGTTGCCGCCCAATTTGACGAAGGGCATTTGGTGCAAACGGAAGTCGCCGCCATTTTGAATAGCAGTAAACAAAAAGTATTGGCGAAACAATTTTTAGCTTTCTTACACCAGCCGGAAGCGCAGAAAGTTATTTCGTATCATAATGTGATGAAACCGGTGGTTGGATCAGTACCGGATTCCGCTTTTGATAAATTGCCGGATTATAAGCCGTTAGCCTTTAAAATGCCTGATGCTACGCAGGTAAAAAGCTGGCTGGCGACTTGGACGAAAAGCTGGCAATAA
- the dksA gene encoding RNA polymerase-binding protein DksA: MSQVANTTSLGLLALAGVTPYQPKKDEEYMNDAQKEHFRKILRAWHVQIMDEAERTKNQMQEEVANFADPADRATQEEEFSLELRNRDRERKLLKKIEQTLNSIAEDEYGYCETCGVEIGLRRLEARPTADMCIDCKTLAEIREKQMGL; the protein is encoded by the coding sequence ATGTCTCAAGTGGCAAACACCACTTCATTAGGTTTATTAGCTTTAGCGGGCGTAACACCTTACCAACCGAAGAAAGATGAAGAATATATGAATGATGCGCAAAAAGAGCATTTTCGTAAAATTCTTCGTGCATGGCATGTGCAAATTATGGACGAAGCTGAGCGTACAAAAAACCAAATGCAGGAAGAAGTCGCTAATTTCGCCGATCCTGCGGACCGTGCCACTCAGGAAGAAGAATTCAGTCTTGAATTAAGAAACCGTGACCGTGAGCGTAAATTGCTTAAGAAGATTGAGCAAACGTTAAATAGCATTGCCGAAGACGAATACGGCTATTGCGAAACTTGCGGTGTTGAAATCGGTTTACGTCGTTTAGAAGCGCGCCCGACCGCGGATATGTGTATCGATTGCAAAACACTTGCGGAAATCCGTGAAAAGCAAATGGG